In the Chloroflexota bacterium genome, one interval contains:
- a CDS encoding ABC transporter permease → MSRREMLREFLATWPGRIGTFALAVLVVVSIVAIATFPTDFGKAKWSNPAVWADNPKSAPPAWSNIFTGNDQLRHEKLKAERPGKVEASDGLEVRSYVMPYSFPAHKPPKFLSVSIGGVTFHERPPTLSVHILRPDGSEAALNREAVRGPRDGESAPYSRFKDEPLRVALTSEPAAVDALREMYLDTYGADIRSSDLRQVMNRALFGKPSESKPGEIALLKGRYELIVKATLYDGRDSVDFSRFVVGGTTFGLMGTDGQGRDLAQGLIFGLPVALIIGIIAAVMTTLIGAGLGILGGYVGGKTDMVIQRFADIVNNVPLLPLLIFFVFIVGSHLYLILLFLVAFSWPGLTILLRSMVLQIRSGQLIESSIAMGASKWRIMYRHIFPQMAPFIISQLIFLVPAAILAEAGLSFLGLGDPSIPTWGQILENGFRTGAVYLAYWWWVIPPGVLIIITAVTFMLIALGLEPVVNPRLRKVR, encoded by the coding sequence ATGAGCAGGCGGGAGATGCTTCGCGAGTTCCTGGCCACGTGGCCCGGCAGGATCGGGACGTTTGCCCTCGCCGTTCTGGTCGTCGTCTCCATCGTCGCCATCGCCACCTTCCCTACCGATTTCGGCAAGGCCAAGTGGAGCAACCCCGCCGTCTGGGCCGATAACCCAAAGTCCGCGCCTCCCGCCTGGTCCAACATCTTCACCGGCAACGACCAGCTCCGGCACGAAAAGCTCAAGGCCGAGCGCCCCGGGAAGGTCGAAGCCTCCGATGGCTTGGAGGTGCGGAGCTACGTGATGCCCTACAGCTTCCCCGCGCACAAGCCGCCCAAGTTCCTCTCCGTGTCCATCGGCGGCGTCACCTTCCACGAGCGCCCGCCCACGCTCTCCGTCCATATCCTGCGGCCCGATGGCTCGGAGGCCGCCCTCAACCGCGAAGCCGTGCGCGGCCCCAGGGACGGCGAATCGGCGCCCTATAGCCGCTTCAAGGACGAGCCGCTGCGCGTCGCCCTCACCAGCGAGCCTGCCGCCGTAGACGCCCTCCGCGAGATGTACCTGGACACCTACGGCGCGGACATCCGCTCCAGCGACCTGCGCCAGGTCATGAACCGCGCCCTCTTCGGCAAGCCCTCGGAAAGCAAGCCCGGCGAGATCGCCTTGCTGAAGGGCCGCTACGAGCTCATCGTCAAGGCCACCCTGTATGACGGGCGAGATTCGGTGGACTTCTCCCGCTTCGTCGTCGGCGGCACCACCTTCGGCCTCATGGGCACGGATGGCCAGGGCCGCGATCTCGCCCAGGGCCTCATCTTCGGCCTCCCCGTCGCCCTCATCATCGGCATCATCGCCGCAGTCATGACCACCCTCATCGGCGCGGGGCTCGGCATCCTGGGCGGCTATGTCGGCGGCAAGACGGATATGGTCATCCAGCGCTTCGCCGATATCGTCAACAATGTGCCGCTCCTGCCGCTCCTCATCTTCTTCGTCTTCATCGTCGGCTCCCACCTCTACCTTATCCTCCTCTTCCTCGTCGCCTTCAGCTGGCCCGGCCTCACCATCCTCCTGCGCTCCATGGTCCTCCAGATACGCTCCGGCCAGCTCATCGAGTCCTCCATCGCCATGGGCGCGTCCAAGTGGCGCATCATGTACCGCCACATCTTCCCCCAGATGGCCCCCTTCATCATCTCCCAGCTCATCTTCCTCGTCCCTGCCGCCATCCTCGCCGAAGCGGGCCTCAGCTTCCTCGGCCTCGGCGATCCCTCCATCCCCACCTGGGGCCAGATATTGGAGAACGGCTTCCGCACCGGCGCCGTCTACCTGGCCTACTGGTGGTGGGTCATCCCCCCCGGCGTCCTCATCATCATCACCGCCGTCACCTTCATGCTCATCGCCCTTGGCCTTGAGCCTGTAGTCAACCCCCGCCTGCGAAAGGTCAGATGA